The following coding sequences are from one Pseudomonas oryzae window:
- a CDS encoding YbaB/EbfC family nucleoid-associated protein codes for MMKGGMAALMKQAQQMQEKMQKMQEELANAEVTGQSGAGLVSVVMTGRHDVKRVTLDDSLMQEDKEVLEDLIAAAVNDAVRKIEQNNQDKMAGMTAGMQLPPGFKMPF; via the coding sequence ATGATGAAAGGTGGCATGGCCGCGCTGATGAAGCAGGCGCAGCAGATGCAGGAAAAGATGCAGAAGATGCAGGAAGAGCTGGCCAACGCCGAAGTGACCGGCCAGTCCGGTGCCGGCCTGGTCAGCGTGGTGATGACCGGTCGTCACGACGTCAAGCGCGTCACCCTGGACGACAGCCTGATGCAGGAAGACAAGGAAGTGCTGGAGGACCTGATCGCCGCGGCGGTGAACGATGCCGTGCGCAAGATCGAGCAGAACAATCAGGACAAGATGGCCGGCATGACCGCGGGCATGCAGCTGCCGCCCGGCTTCAAGATGCCGTTCTGA